The following proteins are encoded in a genomic region of Oncorhynchus masou masou isolate Uvic2021 chromosome 32, UVic_Omas_1.1, whole genome shotgun sequence:
- the LOC135525813 gene encoding protein RD3-like, whose protein sequence is MPLFSWMKWLRAEGEQAQDEGTSAKSTGVLPSCTLIRELLWHVEERERLAREVEREHRLAHNTVGYPHWLQSYPRLRTLIPASERHQLERLCAQIQPIHTATVLSRFREVLASNNILPWELVYVFKQVLRDFLNKEEGEEEEEHLPQPALLGPMEEWTNRYQIKQGFVTPTVPDCGEPLREEIPTISGYVDRTMRGSSPFTAHRDWDLPYYYHHPVPHNSPEAYSTML, encoded by the exons ATGCCCCTATTCAGCTGGATGAAATGGTTGCGTGCTGAAGGAGAACAGGCTCAAGATGAGGGGACGTCTGCTAAGTCCACAGGGGTATTACCCAGCTGTACATTGATCAGGGAGCTGCTGTGGCACGTGGAGGAGAGGGAGCGCCTGGCACGGGAGGTGGAGCGGGAACACAGGTTGGCCCACAACACCGTGGGATACCCCCACTGGCTTCAGAGCTACCCAAGGTTACGTACGCTGATCCCCGCATCGGAGCGTCACCAGTTGGAGCGTTTGTGTGCCCAAATCCAGCCCATACACACCGCCACGGTGCTCTCCAG GTTCCGAGAGGTGCTGGCCAGCAACAACATCCTGCCCTGGGAGCTGGTGTACGTCTTCAAGCAGGTGCTGAGAGACTTCCTCAACAAAGAggaaggggaagaagaggaggagcatCTGCCGCAGCCAGCACTGCTTGGGCCAATGGAGGAATGGACCAACCGATACCAAATAAAGCAGGGCTTTGTCACACCCACCGTGCCGGACTGTGGTGAGCCCCTGAGAGAGGAGATCCCAACCATCTCTGGATATGTGGACCGTACTATGAGAGGCTCTAGTCCTTTCACTGCCCATAGGGACTGGGACCttccctactactaccatcacccaGTGCCACACAACTCCCCAGAGGCCTACAGCACCATGCTGTGA